The Seriola aureovittata isolate HTS-2021-v1 ecotype China chromosome 3, ASM2101889v1, whole genome shotgun sequence genome includes a region encoding these proteins:
- the ndufaf5 gene encoding arginine-hydroxylase NDUFAF5, mitochondrial has product MSSRVCGRVLQRLHTPGSAPAAAPSGSWSRISSPSCRLRAGPRSEPPSRGLAVTGRGPMNVFNREMKKRQKNWAATLQDGHQYDYLRDEVGSRVADRVYDIARTFPLALDIGGGKSHIAEHLNKDVVERLFLTDVSEKTLKQSRRTEIPTTCVLADEEFLPFKENTFDLVVSSLSLHWINDLPGALKQIHQVLKPDGVFIGAMVGGETLYELRCSLQLAETEREGGFSPHVSPYTAVTDLGNLLGQAGFNMLTVDIDEVQVQYPGIIEVMTDLQGMGESNCAWNRRSLLHRDSVLAAAAIYKEMYGDEDGSVPATFEILYMIGWKPHESQSRPAKRGSATASFGDLSKISQPTGADKSQRR; this is encoded by the exons atgagcagcagagtgtgtggGAGAGTCCTGCAGAGGCTGCACACACCCGGATCCGCTCCTGCTGCGGCCCCCTCGGGCAGCTGGAGCCGGATCTCGTCCCCCTCCTGCAGACTCCGGGCTGGCCCGAGGTCTGAGCCCCCCAGCAGAGGACTGGCAGTGACGGGCAGGGGCCCCATGAATGTGTTCAACAGGGAGAtgaagaagaggcagaagaacTGGGCCGCGACGCTGCAGGACGGTCACCAGTACGACTACCTGAGGGACGAG gtTGGCAGTCGAGTGGCTGATCGGGTCTATGACATTGCGAG GACGTTTCCCCTGGCGTTGGACATCGGCGGTGGAAAAAGTCACATTGCAGAGCATTTAAACAAA gacGTCGTGGAGCGTCTGTTCCTCACCGACGTCTCAGAGAAGACTCTG AAGCAGAGCAGACGGACGGAGATCCCCACCACCTGCGTCCTGGCTGATGAGGAGTTTCTGCCGTTTAAAGAAAACACCTTCGACCTGGTGGTGAGCAGCCTGAG CCTGCACTGGATCAACGACCTGCCAGGTGCTCTCAAACAG ATCCACCAGGTGCTGAAGCCGGACGGGGTCTTCATCGGGGCGATGGTGGGCGGGGAGACGCTCTACGAGCTCAGGTGTTCCCTCCAGCTCGCCGAGactgagagggaggggggcttCTCCCCCCACGTCTCCCCCTACACCGCCGTCACCGACCTGGGCAACCTGCTGGGCCAGGCGGGCTTCAACATGCTCACTGTG gatATTGATGAAGTTCAGGTTCAATATCCAGGAATCATCGAGGTCATGACTGACTTACAAG GAATGGGCGAGAGCAACTGTGCGTGGAACAGGAGGTCgctgctgcacagagacagcgtgttggcagcagcagccatttatAAAG AGATGTATGGTGACGAGGACGGCTCCGTTCCCGCCACCTTCGAGATCCTCTACATGATTGGCTGGAAGCCTCACGAgtcacag tcCAGACCCGCGAAGCGAGGCTCGGCCACGGCATCTTTCGGGGATCTGTCAAAGATCAGTCAGCCGACCGGCGCAGACAAGTCACAGCGCCGCTGA
- the LOC130166896 gene encoding uncharacterized protein LOC130166896 isoform X1, with protein MNLIHCVCDGLLCMRTIDVPAKTVQQNTDATLPCPHATGSGDVTWWRVRHGEKVVLVTIKNGHKESCEERYDSPGDNSLVIRSVQVSDESMYFCNNKPIYLNVTSEPNMVAPTQGEVPVTHRDNAVGPGGSGTEDQPSHLWMIPVGSVIGGALVLVAVVTLRRCSERRRSGPDTPVTEGIYEEIEDGSLQPDVESPYYWSTVIATTDPPTPTPTPTPTNTALYSTVTKSNREGRGEEGVYSLAQNPQTDRQTDNQTDRQRDRQTDR; from the exons ATGAATTtaattcattgtgtttgtgatgGTCTGTTGTGCATGAGGACGATCG ATGTTCCCGCAAAGACTGTGCAGCAGAACACGGACGCCACACTGCCCTGCCCTCACgcaacaggaagtggagatgTGACGTGGTGGCGTGTGAGACACGGGGAGAAGGTGGTTCTCGTCACTATCAAAAATGGCCACAAGGAAAGCTGTGAGGAACGCTACGATTCCCCGGGAGATAATTCACTGGTCATACGCAGCGTCCAGGTCTCTGATGAGTCCATGTATTTCTGCAACAATAAACCAATATATCTGAACGTGACCTCCGAGCCCAACATGGTGGCGCCCACACAAGGTGAAGTACCAGTCACACACAGGGACAACGCTGTGGGTCCAGGAGGGAGCGGCACAGAGGACCAGCCCTCACACCTGTGGATGATACCTGTCGGGTCGGTTATAGGTGGCGCTCTGGTGCTGGTAGCCGTGGTGACGCTGAGGCGGTGCTCAGAGAGGAGACGCAGCGGCCCCGACACGCCTGTGACGGAGGGGATCTACGAGGAGATCGAGGACGGCAGCCTGCAGCCAGATGTGGAGAGTCCCTACTACTGGTCCACTGTCATAGCAACGacagacccccccacccccacccccacccccacccccacaaacACCGCTCTGTACAGCACCGTTACCAAGAGCAACAGGGAAGGACGGGGTGAGGAGGGTGTGTATTCTCTGGCCCAGaatccacagacagacagacagacagataatcagacagacagacagagagacagacagacagacagataa
- the LOC130166896 gene encoding uncharacterized protein LOC130166896 isoform X2 has translation MLLILFLLSAGRLSLASNVPAKTVQQNTDATLPCPHATGSGDVTWWRVRHGEKVVLVTIKNGHKESCEERYDSPGDNSLVIRSVQVSDESMYFCNNKPIYLNVTSEPNMVAPTQGEVPVTHRDNAVGPGGSGTEDQPSHLWMIPVGSVIGGALVLVAVVTLRRCSERRRSGPDTPVTEGIYEEIEDGSLQPDVESPYYWSTVIATTDPPTPTPTPTPTNTALYSTVTKSNREGRGEEGVYSLAQNPQTDRQTDNQTDRQRDRQTDR, from the exons ATGCTGCttatcctcttcctcctctcggCTGGACGCCTCTCTCTCGCCTCCA ATGTTCCCGCAAAGACTGTGCAGCAGAACACGGACGCCACACTGCCCTGCCCTCACgcaacaggaagtggagatgTGACGTGGTGGCGTGTGAGACACGGGGAGAAGGTGGTTCTCGTCACTATCAAAAATGGCCACAAGGAAAGCTGTGAGGAACGCTACGATTCCCCGGGAGATAATTCACTGGTCATACGCAGCGTCCAGGTCTCTGATGAGTCCATGTATTTCTGCAACAATAAACCAATATATCTGAACGTGACCTCCGAGCCCAACATGGTGGCGCCCACACAAGGTGAAGTACCAGTCACACACAGGGACAACGCTGTGGGTCCAGGAGGGAGCGGCACAGAGGACCAGCCCTCACACCTGTGGATGATACCTGTCGGGTCGGTTATAGGTGGCGCTCTGGTGCTGGTAGCCGTGGTGACGCTGAGGCGGTGCTCAGAGAGGAGACGCAGCGGCCCCGACACGCCTGTGACGGAGGGGATCTACGAGGAGATCGAGGACGGCAGCCTGCAGCCAGATGTGGAGAGTCCCTACTACTGGTCCACTGTCATAGCAACGacagacccccccacccccacccccacccccacccccacaaacACCGCTCTGTACAGCACCGTTACCAAGAGCAACAGGGAAGGACGGGGTGAGGAGGGTGTGTATTCTCTGGCCCAGaatccacagacagacagacagacagataatcagacagacagacagagagacagacagacagacagataa